Part of the Sulfobacillus acidophilus DSM 10332 genome, AGACCAGGTCGCGATTTGGCGAATGAGCCATCCGCCGGTGAATGCCATTAACGGGGAGCTTTTGCAAGCGTTGGCGGACGAGATAGAAAAAGTGCGTCTGGACGAGGCGGTGCGGGCCGTCGTGATTACGGGGAACGGTCCGACCTTTGCGGCCGGCGCCGACGTGATGGGGTTTTTACAGATGGGCGGCAGCTTGGCGGACTTCCAGCAGGCGGGGGCCCGGTTGTTTCGCCAGATTGAAATGCATCCGAAGCCCTTTGTTGCGGCGGTGAATGGGGTCGCTTACGGAGGCGGCAACGAGTTGGCCATGGCCTGTGACATTCGGGTGGCCAGCAAAAACGCCCGGTTTGGTCAACCCGAAGTGAATTTGGGGATTATTCCCGCTTGGGGAGGAACCTGGCGACTGCCGGACCTGGTGGGCCGTTCGGTTGCGACCCGCCTTTTGTTAACCGGAGACCCCATTTCAGCAGAAGAAGCCTGGCGTATCGGCTTGGTCGATCGGGTGGTCGATGCCGATGTGTTGCTCGATTATGCGATAAATATCGCCGACCGCTTAGCGAGTTTGGCACCTCGGGCTTTGGCGGAGCTGAAGCAGCTGCTGGCCCGGCGCGGTCCCGAAAGCCCGAAAGCCGAAGCCGAAGCGGCCGCACGTTTGATGACGACGGCCGATGCCGTGGAAGGCGTTATGGCTTTTCAACAAAAGCGTCGCCCCCGATTTCAAGGCCGATAGAATCGGGAATAGGCTCCCAACAGCCCTACAAGGGCTAGCGCGCCGAGTCCGAAGGTCATGATGAGGGCGAGACGGTGAACATGGTAGAGGGCGATCGCGACCAAAAACAACGTAATCGACCAGGCACCGAGCCAGGGGTGAGCCGAACGGGTCAAGGTCACGAGAATCGCCGTCATCAGGCTAAAACCGATCCACCAAAGCCACCCGGACGATAACGTCAAAAGTCCTAGCGTGGTCGCTACGGCCAACAGACGGACTAACCCGTCCGGGGCGACACGGTATGCGGGTTGGGAACGGGATTGGCGAGATACCATTCATGGACGCTCCTTTGAGGGGATTCTGACCTTTAACGAAAGAGACACCCGGACCCTCCGGGTGTCTCTTGCCTTGAGACCATTGGATTCACGATTAAAGTTGCACGGCACCGTCATAGGTTTGACTCCAGTAAGGGGCCGAGAGGCTTTGAATGATAACGCCTTGGGATGGGGTGGCGGCAGAAATAAATTCGCCGTTACCCAAGTAAATTCCGACATGATTGGCAAAAATGCCGTCGGTTGAAAAAAAGACCAGATCTCCGGGTTGGAGCTGATCGTAGCTGACATGGGTCCCGACGTTCCATTGGGCGTAGGATGTGCGGGGAAGAGAAATGCCGACTTGGCCGTATACCCATTGAGTAAAGCCGGAACAATCGAATCCGGTCGCCGGGCTATTCCCGCCGAAACGGTAACTATAACCCAGGTACTTCATGGCCAACCCCACCGCAGCCGTACCGTTCGCCGAGACGGCTCCACGATTGACGCCGGCTTGGACGCCTCCGGCCAACACTTGAGATAGGGCATTCCAGGTCAAGGTTCCCACCAGTCCATAGGAGGGAAGACCGTGCGCTTCTTGAAAGGCGACTACCGCCGCTTTGGTTTCCGGTCCGAAAATGCCGTCTACGCCACCGGTCGAATACCCGGCTTGGGTCAGCTCGGATTGGAGTTTGGCGACGAGAGCCCCGGTTGCGCCTTCTTGGAGGTAACCGGAGAGGGACTCCGGCGGCGCCGCTTCGACCGGAGTCGAAACCGCCGCATTGCCGCTGGCCAGACTTTCCAGTAATCCCATGGTAGCCGGCCCGGCAATTCCGTCGACGGCTAACCCGTGCGCGGCTTGAAAATTCCGGACCGCCGCATAGGTGAGAGGCCCGAAGTTGCCGTCGGTGGCCAAGCCATAGCCTTGGGTGTCGAGCAACTGTTGCAAATGAACAACGGCCGAACCCGTGCTGCCCAATTGCAATAAAGGAGCGCTATCTTGAAAAGTCGGCGAAGCGCTATTGGTGGTAGTGGCCGGGGCATTCACGGCCGCGCTCAATCGGGCCCAGGTCAAAGGTCCGATAATGGCATCTTGGGCGAGTCCGTGTTGGCCCTGGAATGTGAGAATCGCTTGATGCAGTTCGGGCCCGAAGATTCCGTCAATGGCACCGTGATAATACCCCAAAATCTGCAGATCTTTTTCGGCTAAGGACACGGCCGGACCCCGATCACCCATTTGGATCACGGGTTCGGTTAATACCTGTGCCTGGACGACTTGAGACATTGCAGGAACAGCAATCACTGCAAGTCCTGCCGCCGCCGTCGGCAACACACGACGTCGATTATTCAACGATATTTCGTCCTTCCTTCTGCGATCTGCCTCCGAGGTTAGTTAACGGTTTCCCGTGGTTCGGGGGAGAAGGAGCCCCCTACTGGTTTGGCCAGATTCACCTACCCGCCCGCTGGGCGGGATCCCCCGTACCCTGAATGTCAGGGATTCGGCACAACTATCATATGCTTCAGTGTATCGAGGGGTGCCGTTTGGTGTCAAGGAAATAAGCGGTTTTCTGGTGAAAACTTGCGAATGGTGGATAAAACTGGGTGAACTTGGCCAAGATAAAATCGCTACGACTTGCTGGGATTTCGTCCGATCAGTGGTATAATACTACGGAAACTTTGCGGAGGATGGGATTCAGCCTATGAGGGCGACGGACGCGGCGTACCAGGTATTGCGAAATCAGGGCCAGCCGATGGATATCCAAGACCTGTTAGACGAGACACTGGCGACACTCGGCCTCGACCGCGAACCGCGGCAAGTGGCGAGGATATATACCGACATCAATATGGACGTGAGATTTCAGTACCGCGGCAGCAATCAGTGGGGTTTGAAGGAATGGCAACCCAAATCGCCCGGACGGTCCGTATCCTTGGGGCGAGACCGCGGAGGCTACGATGACGAGGACGGCGAGGAATTAGAGGAGGACGACGGCTAACCGCCGTACGGACTCCTTCTCCATTTTTGCTTCGATGAATCACAAGGTACAGGAGGGCCGACGAAGGTGGCCAAGTATGTTTTTGTTACCGGTGGCGTGGTGTCTTCATTGGGGAAGGGAATCACCGCCGCCTCGTTAGGACGTATTTTAAAAAGTCGCGGGGTGCGGGTGGCGGCACTGAAACTCGATCCCTATATCAACGTGGACCCGGGCACTATGTCGCCATTACAACACGGCGAGGTTTTCGTGACGCAAGACGGCGCGGAAACGGATTTAGATCTCGGTCACTATGAACGGTTCATGGATATTAATTTGGGTCAAGCCAATAATGTCACCACCGGGCGGATCTATTGGTCGACAATTACCAAGGAGCGGCGGGGAGACTTTTTAGGCGGTACCGTCCAAGTGATTCCGCATATTACCAATGCGATCAAAGAACGGATCCACCGGGTTGCCGAGGCCAGTGGCGCGGACGTTATTATTGTGGAAATCGGGGGCACCGTGGGGGACATTGAAAGCTTGCCGTTTCTTGAGGCGATTCGGCAGATGCGTTCGGATGTCGGTCGTGAATCCGTTCTCTATGTGCATGTCACTCTGGTGCCATTTCTGAGTGCGGCGGGGGAAGCCAAAACCAAGCCGACCCAACATTCGGTCAAAGAGTTGCGGTCGATTGGTATTCAGCCGGATGTCATCGTGTGTCGGGCGGAACGTGCCTTGTCGCGTGAGATGCGGGATAAGATTGCTCTCATGTGTGACGTCGACCGGCGTGCCGTGATTCAAAATGTCGACGCCGACTCGATTTATCGCCTGCCTTTAATGTTGGCCGAAGAAGGGTTGGACGACATCGTCGTTGAACGCCTGGGGTTAACCGCCGGCCCGGCCGATTTGTCCGAATGGGCGGAGATGGTCGAACGGGCCAGTGACGTTCAAGACGTGGTGGAAATCGCCATTGTCGGGAAATATGTTCATTTGCACGACGCCTATTTAAGTGTTGTGGAAGCATTGACCCATGGTGGGATTGCCAACCGGGTACGGATTGAGATTCGCTGGGTTGATTCGGAATGGTTGGAACAAGACGGGGCAGCTCAGCATTTGGCCGGTGTGGACGGGATTTTGGTCCCGGGAGGATTCGGGTATCGAGGCGTCGAAGGTAAAATCGCGGCGATTCAATATGCCCGGGAAGCGCAGATCCCGTTTTTCGGGATTTGCATGGGAATGCAAGCGGCCGTAATCGAGATCGCTCGGCATAAATTGGGACTGACGGATGCAAACTCGACGGAATTCC contains:
- a CDS encoding short chain enoyl-CoA hydratase (PFAM: Enoyl-CoA hydratase/isomerase family~COGs: COG1024 Enoyl-CoA hydratase/carnithine racemase~InterPro IPR001753~KEGG: tte:TTE0544 3-hydroxybutyryl-CoA dehydratase~PFAM: Crotonase, core~SPTR: Enoyl-CoA hydratase/isomerase family protein); the protein is MSVLTVERRDQVAIWRMSHPPVNAINGELLQALADEIEKVRLDEAVRAVVITGNGPTFAAGADVMGFLQMGGSLADFQQAGARLFRQIEMHPKPFVAAVNGVAYGGGNELAMACDIRVASKNARFGQPEVNLGIIPAWGGTWRLPDLVGRSVATRLLLTGDPISAEEAWRIGLVDRVVDADVLLDYAINIADRLASLAPRALAELKQLLARRGPESPKAEAEAAARLMTTADAVEGVMAFQQKRRPRFQGR
- a CDS encoding NLP/P60 protein (PFAM: NlpC/P60 family; Putative peptidoglycan binding domain~COGs: COG0791 Cell wall-associated hydrolase (invasion-associated protein)~InterPro IPR002477:IPR000064:IPR006311~KEGG: bmd:BMD_3039 cell wall endopeptidase~PFAM: NLP/P60; Peptidoglycan binding-like~SPTR: Cell wall endopeptidase), with the protein product MNNRRRVLPTAAAGLAVIAVPAMSQVVQAQVLTEPVIQMGDRGPAVSLAEKDLQILGYYHGAIDGIFGPELHQAILTFQGQHGLAQDAIIGPLTWARLSAAVNAPATTTNSASPTFQDSAPLLQLGSTGSAVVHLQQLLDTQGYGLATDGNFGPLTYAAVRNFQAAHGLAVDGIAGPATMGLLESLASGNAAVSTPVEAAPPESLSGYLQEGATGALVAKLQSELTQAGYSTGGVDGIFGPETKAAVVAFQEAHGLPSYGLVGTLTWNALSQVLAGGVQAGVNRGAVSANGTAAVGLAMKYLGYSYRFGGNSPATGFDCSGFTQWVYGQVGISLPRTSYAQWNVGTHVSYDQLQPGDLVFFSTDGIFANHVGIYLGNGEFISAATPSQGVIIQSLSAPYWSQTYDGAVQL
- a CDS encoding DNA-directed RNA polymerase delta subunit (PFAM: DNA-directed RNA polymerase delta subunit~KEGG: bts:Btus_3272 DNA-directed RNA polymerase delta subunit~SPTR: Probable DNA-directed RNA polymerase subunit delta), which gives rise to MRATDAAYQVLRNQGQPMDIQDLLDETLATLGLDREPRQVARIYTDINMDVRFQYRGSNQWGLKEWQPKSPGRSVSLGRDRGGYDDEDGEELEEDDG
- a CDS encoding CTP synthase (PFAM: Glutamine amidotransferase class-I; CTP synthase N-terminus~TIGRFAM: CTP synthase~COGs: COG0504 CTP synthase (UTP-ammonia lyase)~HAMAP: CTP synthase~InterPro IPR017456:IPR000991:IPR004468~KEGG: chy:CHY_0125 CTP synthetase~PFAM: CTP synthase, N-terminal; Glutamine amidotransferase class-I, C-terminal~PRIAM: CTP synthase~SPTR: CTP synthase;~TIGRFAM: CTP synthase) gives rise to the protein MAKYVFVTGGVVSSLGKGITAASLGRILKSRGVRVAALKLDPYINVDPGTMSPLQHGEVFVTQDGAETDLDLGHYERFMDINLGQANNVTTGRIYWSTITKERRGDFLGGTVQVIPHITNAIKERIHRVAEASGADVIIVEIGGTVGDIESLPFLEAIRQMRSDVGRESVLYVHVTLVPFLSAAGEAKTKPTQHSVKELRSIGIQPDVIVCRAERALSREMRDKIALMCDVDRRAVIQNVDADSIYRLPLMLAEEGLDDIVVERLGLTAGPADLSEWAEMVERASDVQDVVEIAIVGKYVHLHDAYLSVVEALTHGGIANRVRIEIRWVDSEWLEQDGAAQHLAGVDGILVPGGFGYRGVEGKIAAIQYAREAQIPFFGICMGMQAAVIEIARHKLGLTDANSTEFQADTPHPVIDIMPEQKEVEDLGGTMRLGSYPCVLAPDSKARTVYADALVFERHRHRFEVNNAYRDQLASAGLKASGLSPDQRLVEIMELDDHPWFIGTQFHPEFQSRPNRPHPLFQAFVAASRDYQKSRAGALIIGEKN